In Cupriavidus taiwanensis, the following are encoded in one genomic region:
- the ahcY gene encoding adenosylhomocysteinase — protein MNAVTDLKQDYLVADINLAGWGRKEIAIAETEMPGLMAIRDEFAAAQPLKGARIAGSLHMTIQTAVLIETLKALGADVRWASCNIFSTQDHAAAAIAAGGTPVFAFKGESLKEYWDFTHRIFDWADGGTPNMILDDGGDATLLLHLGARAEKDESVIAKATSEEETYLFAAIKEKLAKDPGWYSRNLAAIRGVTEETTTGVHRLYQMAQKGELRFPAINVNDSVTKSKFDNLYGCRESLVDGIKRATDVMIAGKVAVVAGYGDVGKGSAQALRALSAQVWVTEIDPICALQAAMEGYRVVTMDYAAEHGDIFVTCTGNYHVITHEHMAKMKDQAIVCNIGHFDNEIDIASIEKYEWDEIKPQVDHVKFPDGKKLIILAKGRLVNLGCATGHPSYVMSSSFANQTIAQIELWQERDSGKYPVGVYTLPKHLDEKVARLQLRKLNAQLTELTDQQAAYIGVKKEGPYKADHYRY, from the coding sequence ATGAACGCTGTGACCGACCTGAAGCAAGACTATCTCGTCGCCGACATCAACCTGGCCGGCTGGGGCCGCAAGGAAATCGCCATCGCCGAGACCGAGATGCCCGGCCTGATGGCGATCCGCGACGAGTTCGCCGCCGCGCAGCCGCTCAAGGGCGCGCGCATCGCCGGCTCGCTGCACATGACGATCCAGACCGCCGTGCTGATCGAGACGCTCAAGGCGCTGGGCGCCGACGTGCGCTGGGCCTCGTGCAATATCTTTTCGACGCAGGACCACGCCGCCGCCGCGATCGCCGCGGGCGGCACGCCGGTGTTCGCGTTCAAGGGCGAGTCGCTGAAGGAATACTGGGACTTCACCCACCGCATCTTCGACTGGGCCGATGGCGGCACGCCGAACATGATCCTCGACGACGGCGGCGACGCCACGCTGCTGCTGCACCTGGGCGCGCGTGCCGAGAAGGACGAGTCCGTCATCGCCAAGGCCACCAGCGAGGAAGAAACCTACCTGTTCGCCGCGATCAAGGAAAAGCTGGCCAAGGACCCGGGCTGGTACAGCCGCAACCTGGCAGCGATCCGCGGCGTGACCGAGGAAACCACCACCGGCGTGCACCGCCTGTACCAGATGGCGCAGAAGGGCGAGCTGCGCTTCCCGGCGATCAACGTCAACGACTCGGTCACCAAGAGCAAGTTCGACAACCTGTACGGCTGCCGCGAATCGCTGGTCGACGGCATCAAGCGCGCCACCGACGTGATGATCGCCGGCAAGGTCGCCGTGGTCGCCGGCTACGGCGACGTGGGCAAGGGCAGCGCGCAGGCGCTGCGCGCCCTGTCGGCGCAGGTGTGGGTCACCGAGATCGACCCGATCTGCGCGCTGCAGGCGGCGATGGAAGGCTACCGCGTGGTGACCATGGACTATGCCGCCGAGCATGGCGATATCTTCGTCACCTGCACCGGCAACTACCACGTCATCACCCATGAGCACATGGCGAAGATGAAGGACCAGGCCATCGTCTGCAATATCGGCCACTTCGACAACGAGATCGACATCGCCTCGATCGAGAAGTACGAGTGGGACGAGATCAAGCCGCAGGTCGACCACGTCAAGTTCCCCGACGGCAAGAAGCTGATCATCCTGGCCAAGGGCCGCCTGGTGAACCTGGGCTGCGCCACCGGCCACCCGTCGTACGTGATGAGCAGCTCGTTCGCCAACCAGACCATCGCGCAGATCGAGCTCTGGCAGGAACGCGACAGCGGCAAGTACCCGGTCGGCGTCTACACGCTGCCCAAGCACCTGGACGAGAAGGTCGCGCGCCTGC